A DNA window from Cutaneotrichosporon cavernicola HIS019 DNA, chromosome: 2 contains the following coding sequences:
- a CDS encoding uncharacterized protein (Sugar (and other) transporter) has protein sequence MSKKPLSTIEHLEHAPSDRESEKGSLAEVTVAALDGEGLVKSRFDQLTIREALWVFRRSLVVCFFVFTGRMLEFFEIVMSGAILANPGFIKQFGDPNRAGKIKGVGALDPNWVSAWAVILSAGQIFVFLWISFFTDRFGRKPALLLAWFFIAIAMVCLTLARTPEVWLVGRLFTGMGTGIIAVVAGPYGMEVCATRIRGIVLSAAIFWGAIATLGASLMMNFLTLRDPMNWHLPVYATWGPVGFMAICFLIVPESPWFYARRGNKEKAVKSLKRLYGNIPDYDFDEEYGIIAKTIEHEREAIRRNKATSWTDLFKGTNGKRTFASLVIAASLQLGGYPILYTYSTYTYALVGIKNPFQTNIITASVQCGTVLLMMVTFDKFGRRPFVTWAYSFQALSMFLLGCLSFIPLTSPSRVPAITFIACMWAFCGTISGNSQIIYITELPSAYLRLKTGVLAQGLNSALGIAANFASPPMLLALGLKAGFVFFAVATPIAALLWVFLPETKWRSASEIDELYERKIPAWRWAKTRTNAEEQVEQAIQQSKAEGETQAAAEANASDDSTSR, from the exons ATGTCCAAGAAGCCGTTATCCACCATCGAACACCTAGAGCACGCCCCGTCCGACCGTGAGTCGGAGAAGGGTTCCTTGGCCGAAGTTAccgtcgcggcgctcgacggcgaggggcTCGTCAAGTCGCGCTTCGACCAGCTCACTATCCGCGAGGCGCTATGGGTGTTCCGTCGCTCCCTCGTTGTGTGTTTCTTCGTCTTCACCGGTCGTATGCTCGAGTTCTTTGAGATTGTCATGAGTGgtgccatcctcgccaacccAGGCTTCATCAAGCAGTTTGGAGACCCCAACCGCGCAGGCAAAATCAAGGGTgtcggcgccctcgacccAAACTGGG TGTCCGCTTGGGCTGTGATCTTGAGTGCAGGGCAGATCTTCGTTTTCCTCTGGATCTCCTT CTTCACTGACCGCTTTGGTCGCAAACCtgccctccttctcgcctGGTTCttcatcgccatcgcgaTGGTGTGCCTGACCCTCGCTCGCACCCCTGAGGTCTGG CTGGTTGGCCGCCTGTTCACAGGCATGGGTACAGGCATCATCGCCGTCGTTGCGGGCCCGTACGGGATGGAAGTGTGTGCGACCCGAATTCGCGGCATCGTGCTCTCAGCCGCCATCTTCTGGGGTGCCATTGCGACGCTGGGTGCATCCCTCATGATGAATTTCCTCACCCTCCGCGACCCCATGAACTGGCATCTGCCTGTGTACGCGACCTGGGGCCCCGTCGGTTTCATGGCCATCTGTTTCCTTATCGTTCCAGAGTCACCGTGGTTCTACGCACGGCGGGGCAACAAGGAAAAGGCCGTCAAATCACTCAAGCGCCTGTACGGTAATATCCCCGATtacgactttgacgaggagTACGGAATCATCGCCAAGACAAtcgagcacgagcgtgAAGCCATCAGGCGCAACAAGGCAACCTCGTGGACCGACCTATTCAAAGGCACCAACGGCAAACGCACCTTTGCATCGCTTGTCATTGCCGCAtctctccagctcggcggaTACCCCATCCTCTACACGTATTCGACATACACTTATGCCCTCGTCGGGATCAAGAACCCGTTCCAAACCAACATCATTACTGCGTCCGTGCAGTGCGGCACCGTCCTTCTTATGATGGTGACATTCGACAAATtcggccgccgcccctTTGTCACTTGGGCGTACTCGTTCCAAGCCCTCTCCATGTTCTTGCTCGGCTGCCTCTCGTTCATCCCCTTGACTTCGCCGAGCCGTGTTCCCGCTATT ACGTTCATAGCATGTATGTGGGCATTCTGTGGCACAATCTCGGGCAACAGTCAGATCATCTACATCACCGAGCTCCCCTCGGCCTATCTTCGCCTCAAGACTGGTGTCCTCGCTCAAGGCCTCAACAGCGCCCTGGGCATCGCCGCCAACTTTGCTAGTCCGCCGATGCTCCTTGCTCTGGGTCTCAAAGCCGGTTTCGTATTCTTTGCCGTCGCTACTCCCATCGCTGCCCTCCTCTGGGTGTTCCTCCCCGAGACCAAGtg GCGATCCGCGTCTGAGATTGACGAGTTGTATGAGCGCAAGATCCCTGCATGGCGCTGGGCCAAGACACGCACCAATGCAGAGgagcaggtcgagcaggCAATCCAGCAGAGTAAGGCTGAGGGCGAGACCCAGGCTGCAGCCGAGGCGAACGCGTCTGACGACTCGACGAGCCGGTAG
- a CDS encoding uncharacterized protein (to TIGR gene model, INSD accession AAW41474.1), producing MASTPSANFVVGAGTPEVTQHAAAEVETDKRRNDVESTLDTPIETAFELSQGTVSDGLSRTDTRVSFEQPIGVTKIESLYMVFGKGWKLFFLWLSIALVAYVWSLAVITTAIYAAFATSFWGKHTIIGLIAVINNLISAVIMPILAKVCDIMSRPAGLFISAAFFTIGYIIVAAAPTIHAVVGGEAIYTAGRTGTYQVMHILISDMTPLRWRGVVLGCYSLPFVLNGFVAGLITADIRALSMDNGQGWRWGFGMFAIIVPAAVGPAIVVMFWGHHRAKKLGALSLASSSYTRRRILEGESAAPQRTWKETAIWIFWEGDVIGLILFAFAFGLILAPPTLEPITNGGYKAASLIAMFVVGGLVFIAFLVWETTYARSPICPRRLLNPTFLSCLAVSFFHFFSGQLTDAYYNSWAYIVKPEWSDRNYTFFSNIHNTGLCLFATIAGFLLYWTKRYKYIQLAGIAIRIIGEGLNYMTWQSNHQSDAMLIVAKTIISMGAGFIMTTTAVAAPATVPHRDLAVAMAVLHMVPQLGGSFAGSISASVWNSQVPANLKRYLPELSDKERANVFGFIRRARRQEPHDLVNRAYSEAMRPLFIAAIVSSCVAFIISLFAKEMELNSNHNNVEKHKEIYLRNKDEVTDEAILEKVEAAENKARIEMSNKGQ from the exons ATGGCCAGTACACCAAGCGCAAACTTTGTGGTTGGGGCGGGCACCCCCGAAGTGACCCAACACGCTgctgccgaggtcgagaccGACAAGAGGCGAAACGATGTCGAGTCGACACTCGACACACCTATCGAGACGGCCTTTGAGCTCTCCCAGGGTACCGTCTCGGACGGGCTGTCGCGCACAGACACGCGCGTGTCGTTCGAGCAGCCCATCGGTGTCACCAAGATTGAATCTCTGT ACATGGTGTTCGGAAAGGGGTGGAAGTTGTTCTTCCTGTGGCTGTCCATTGCGCTTGTGGCATACGTGTGGtccctcgccgtcatcaCCACCGCTATTT ACGCTGCGTTCGCAACATCCTTTTGGGGCAAGCACACAATCATCGGTCTCATCGCTGTCATCAACAACCTCATTTCGGCGGTTATCATGCCCATCCTAGCCAAGGTGTGCGATATCATGTCCCGACCTGCAGGCCTGTTCAtctccgccgccttcttcaCGATCGGATAcatcatcgtcgccgctgcgccGACTATTCACGCCGTTGTCGGAGGCGAGGCCATCTACACCGCCGGCCGCACTGGCACGTACCAGGTCATGCACATCCTCATCAGTGACATGACCCCGCTCCggtggcgcggcgtcgtgCTGGGTTGCTATTCCCTTCCCTTTGTGCTGAACGGATTTGTTGCTGGTCTCATCACCGCCGACATCCGTGCGCTGTCCATGGATAACGGACAGGGCTGGCGCTGGGGTTTCGGCATGTTCGCTATCATTGTTCCTGCGGCTGTTGGGCCCGCCATTGTGGTCATGTTCTGGGGCCACCACCGCGCCAAGAAGCTCGGCGCACTCTCCCTCGCATCATCTTCGTACACCCGCCGACGCATCCTCGAAGGCGAGAGTGCTGCTCCCCAGCGTACATGGAAGGAAACCGCCATCTGGATTTTCTGGGAGGGCGACGTTATTGGGTTGATCCTCTTCGCCTTTGCGTTCGgtctcatcctcgccccgCCCACCCTCGAACCAATCACCAACGGCGGATACAAGGCCGCCTCCCTAATCGCCATGTTCGTCGTCGGTGGCCTCGTGTTCATCGCTTTCCTTGTCTGGGAGACGACCTACGCTCGCAGCCCCATCTGCCCACGCCGTCTCCTCAATCCCACTTTCCTGTCCTGTCTCGccgtctccttcttccACTTCTTCTCGGGTCAGCTTACGGACGCGTACTACAACTCGTGGGCTTACATCGTCAAGCCTGAATGGAGCGACAGGAACTACACATTCTTCTCCAACATCCACAACACCGGTC TCTGCCTCTTCGCTACCATTGCCGGATTCCTGCTGTACTGGACCAAGCGGTACAAGTACATCCAGCTCGCGGGCATTGCTATTCGTATCATCGGCGAGGGCCTCAACTACATGACCTGGCAGTCCAACCACCAGTCGGACGCGATGCTCATCGTTGCCAAGACCATCATCTCGATGGGTGCCGGCTTCATCATGACGACCACGGCCGTTGCCGCTCCCGCTACCGTTCCCCACCGCGACCTCGCTGTCGCCATGGCTGTCCTGCACATGGTGCCTCAACTCGGCGGCTCATTCGCAGGCTCTATTTCTGCTTCCGTCTGGAACTCACAAGTCCCCGCCAACCTCAAGAGGTACCTTCCAGAGCTCAGCGACAAAGAGCGCGCGAACGTGTTCGGCTTCATtcgccgcgctcgtcgtcaggagccgcacgacctcgtcaaccgcGCATACTCGGAGGCGATGCGCCCCCTTTTCATTGCGGCCATTGTCTCGTCATGCGTCGCCTTTATTATTTCCTTGTTCGCCAAGGAAATGGAGCTCAACAGCAACCACAACAATGTCGAGAAGCACAAGGAGATCTACCTCCGcaacaaggacgaggttACAGATGAGGCAATTCTCGAaaaggtcgaggccgcagAGAACAAGGCGCGAATCGAGATGTCCAACAAGGGGCAATAG
- a CDS encoding uncharacterized protein (oxidation-reduction process): MFTGVAFITGATSGIGQATAQSFARKGAKRIVLVDLGDLSVTVSLLRGVETLSVQADVSDEAQVKAAMAAAVNKWGRVDYAAMAQLNNDAPGLVETPMTAGQVITEDSAPDVLPMARPGMPEELADVITFMCCEEAASYVNSVMWSVDGGPMVH; the protein is encoded by the exons ATGTTCACCGGCGTTGCTTTCATCACCGGCGCCACATCTGGG ATCGGCCAAGCTACAGCCCAATCTTTCGCCCGCAAAGGTGCCAAGcgcatcgtcctcgtcgacttGGGCGACCTCTCTGTCACCGTCTCCCTCCTGAGGGGTGTTGAGACCCTATCAGTCCAAGCGGACGTGAGCGACGAGGCACAGGTGAAGGCCGCGATGGCAGCAGCTGTGAACAAATGGGGTCGCGTCGACTATGCCGCGATGGCGCAGCT TAATAATGATGCGCCAGGACTTGTCGAGACGCCCATGACGGCTGGGCAGGTGATCACCGAGGATTCCGCCCCAGATGTCCTCCCCATGGCCCGGCCCGGCATGCCCGAAGAACTCGCGGACGTGATTACGTTCATGTGctgcgaggaggcggcgagctATGTCAATAGCGTGATGTGGTCCGTTGACGGTGGGCCCATGGTGCACTAG